The stretch of DNA GAGCCTCGGACGGCACCCGGCTGTACAACAATTGGGCGATCGACATTCTTCCCTTCATGGAAGAGCAGGGCCTCTACGACACCTTCCATCTTGTCCGCGCCGACACGGGGCGGTTGCAATCGCTCACGTCCGCGAACATTCCCGCCGCCTCGTTAGGGGGCAGCAACAAACCGGCGAACACCAACGTGATCGCCCGCTCGACGGAGCTGTCGCTTCAGCTTTGCCCCTCGGACATCGGCGCCAACAACCTCTTTGACGCCGGCGCGCCGAACAACTCGGGGAACGCAAGCAACATGTGGGCCCGTGGAAACTATGGTTACAACGTTGGTCTCGCGCTGATTCTCAACAACGAAGACGTTTGGAGAAAAGTGGCGCTCGACACGGATGGCGAGACCATGACTTGTGGGCGTGGCGTCGGCGGCGCGGACAAGGCCGCATCGATCGCGCAGATTACCGACGGCACGTCGCATACGGTCGCGCTATTCGAGTTGCGCGTCGGTCTGGGGCCGGTTGACCGTCGTGGCGTGTGGGCGATGCAGATGGTGGGGTCGAACCTTGTCTCGCAGCATGGCTCAAACTATGCCCTCGGTCCCAACGATTGCACGCCGGGCTCGGACGACATCATTGGGAATCAGGACGTCGTCGCTTCCTTCGGGCAGGAGTACTTGCGGCAAGAGTGCATGCTTCCCTACGAGAGTAGTAGCTGGGATGTGAGCGCTCAGATCGTCACCCGCAGTCAGCATCCGGGCGGTATCTTTGCCACCATGTGTGACGGCAGCGTGCAGTTCATCTCAGACTTCGTCGAGACCGGTGGCCAGACGAACGGGCTTCGTTGCGCCGAAACGATCTTTGGGGTGTGGCAACGCCTGACCTGCCCCGACGATGGGTATGTCGTCTCCAACGACTTCTAACGCTCGTGTGATCTGAGTAACGAATGTCGGCAGATAAGCCCGGGATATAAGCGGCATGAAATTCTCAATCGTTGTCTTGCTCTGCCTCACCTTGGTTGGTTGCGGAAGCGGAGGGCCGTTCAAGTCGGTCCCGGTGAGCGGTGTCGTCACTTACGAGGACGGCTCGCCGATCCCTGTCGGCGGCATGAAGGTCTTCTTCCATAGCCAGACGCCGCCCAAGGAGGGGATGCACCCGCGTCCGGCGATGGTGGGCGTGGGCCCCGACGGCAAGTTCGAGAACGTCACGACCTACAAGTACGCCGATGGGCTCGTGGTCGGGCCGCACAAGGTGACGCTCGTCGCTCAAGAGGCCAATGGCAAGGCGAGCAAGCTGATCGCCAAAGAGTGCGCCGACGTGCGAACGACGCCGCTGATCGTGGAGGTCACGCACGCCGGTCAGGTGCTCGAGATCAAAGCTCCGAAGCCCTAGCCCCGGCTCACTGGGAGCGGTGAAGCCCTACCCCCTCAGGTCGGAGCCTTTCGTGTTGACTAAATGCCTGCTCGCCTTGGCTACTCTGGCGGCGGCGT from Botrimarina mediterranea encodes:
- a CDS encoding DUF1559 domain-containing protein; the protein is MSSLFKVVDFAVYRSTHLDMEMGSSMAVTCLVESLDRSAVGWTGRRHGAETTRRGFTLVELLVVIAIIGILVAMLLPAVQAAREAARRSQCQNNCKNLGLAMMNYEGVYKKFPVAINTEPLDPNPIARASDGTRLYNNWAIDILPFMEEQGLYDTFHLVRADTGRLQSLTSANIPAASLGGSNKPANTNVIARSTELSLQLCPSDIGANNLFDAGAPNNSGNASNMWARGNYGYNVGLALILNNEDVWRKVALDTDGETMTCGRGVGGADKAASIAQITDGTSHTVALFELRVGLGPVDRRGVWAMQMVGSNLVSQHGSNYALGPNDCTPGSDDIIGNQDVVASFGQEYLRQECMLPYESSSWDVSAQIVTRSQHPGGIFATMCDGSVQFISDFVETGGQTNGLRCAETIFGVWQRLTCPDDGYVVSNDF